From a region of the Gossypium raimondii isolate GPD5lz chromosome 10, ASM2569854v1, whole genome shotgun sequence genome:
- the LOC105774894 gene encoding uncharacterized protein LOC105774894 isoform X1, with protein sequence MAFLTSCWLIIESIVIPPGYFLKWFYLSFYIHPFLLCACQIFLCLKWLKRCTLALLTYPFRVIYFLVFYVYKFCRYCIIYIFSFIRVKEVDSKQVLIFEAADNISQNQLISLCICSSMPSNAWKTEFVEANGCEDNHEILPGRESSNMEDWSFYCLQKDLSAYECSSSFCISPSMDESYLNEYSPLFSSLSSPLMQECSLPACGSSSRVLEREVITTARDEDESEGFYKKYSERMRWFDILNHDRTQGISAILNEEVGIPSSLENIKVKDLTIPYISWSKQDKKKFLRSLQSDFELVYVGQSCLTWEALHHQYRKVKFLSLTNCLFADNLAKDFQNFQVLLERFLEEERYVYKGKRAWNYVQARLASKTLLQVPKLTGYLEEEKDGNKGETVDAKAMLRAIEKCINAFGKFITTDRTKSWWKFKTSLWTHPPTENPRDLHLLADLTTTLAKKELWLKDLQGKRKCWFNKVVKPMEESQKETMVFAMIEMQLISRVLQMSIVSTSQLNWCQQKLNNIQFKRGRLFRTATGPLFPSS encoded by the exons ATGGCTTTCCTTACTTCTTGTTGGCTTATTATTGAATCTATAGTCATCCCTCCTGGATATTTTCTCAAATGGTTTTATTTGAGCTTCTATATCCACCCTTTTCTTCTTTGTGCTTGCCAAATTTTTCTGTGTCTCAAATGGCTGAAAAGATGCACTTTAGCTTTGTTGACTTATCCTTTTAGAGTCATCtactttttggttttttatgtttataaattttgtagATATTGTATCATCTATATCTTCTCTTTTATTAGAGTTAAGGAGGTTGATTCAAAACAAGTGTTGATCTTTGAAGCTGCTGATAATATTAGTCAAAATCAGCTCATCAGCTTATGTATTTGTTCAAGCATGCCATCCAACGCATGGAAGACTGAATTTGTAGAGGCTAATGGTTGTGAAGATAACCATGAAATTCTTCCTGGAAGAGAGTCTTCGAATATGGAAGACTGGAGCTTTTATTGTCTTCAAAAGGACTTGAGCGCATATGAATGTTCATCTTCCTTCTGCATTTCTCcatccatggatgaatcatatTTGAATGAATATTCACCGTTGTTTAGTTCCTTGAGCTCACCATTGATGCAAGAATGTTCATTACCAGCTTGCGGCTCTAGTTCTCGAGTTTTGGAGAGGGAGGTAATAACCACAGCAAGAGATGAGGATGAATCAGAAGGTTTTTACAAGAAATATTCTGAAAGAATGAGATGGTTTGATATTTTAAACCATGACAGGACTCAGGgaataa GTGCAATCTTGAACGAGGAAGTGGGGATCCCAAGTTCATTGGAGAACATCAAGGTGAAGGATTTGACAATCCCCTACATATCATGGAGCAAGCAGGATAAAAAGAAGTTTTTGAGAAGTTTACAAAGTGATTTTGAGTTGGTTTATGTGGGTCAATCATGCTTGACATGGGAGGCCCTGCATCATCAATACAGAAAGGTCAAGTTCCTGAGCTTGACCAACTGCTTGTTTGCTGATAATTTGGCAAAGGATTTCCAAAACTTCCAAGTATTGCTAGAAAGATTTTTGGAAGAAGAAAGGTATGTTTATAAGGGAAAGAGAGCTTGGAATTATGTTCAAGCAAGATTAGCTTCCAAGACCCTTCTTCAAGTTCCTAAACTCAcag GGTATTTGGAGGAAGAAAAAGATGGGAATAAAGGGGAAACAGTGGATGCAAAAGCGATGTTGAGGGCCATAGAGAAATGTATAAATgcttttggaaaatttataaccACTGACAGGACTAAGAGTTGGTGGaaattcaagacttcattatgGACTCATCCTCCAACGGAGAATCCAAGAGATTTACATCTGCTGGCTGACCTAACCACTACACTTGCAAAG AAGGAACTATGGTTGAAAGATTTACAAGGGAAACGAAAGTGCTGGTTTAACAAAGTTGTGAAACCTATGGAAGAGTCCCAGAAAGAGACAATGGTGTTTGCAATGATAGAGATGCAGTTGATATCGAGAGTATTGCAGATGTCAATTGTATCCACTTCTCAACTCAATTGGTGCCAACAAAAGCTAaacaacattcaatttaaaagagGGAGGCTTTTCAGGACTGCCACTGGCCCTCTTTTCCCATCCTCTTGA
- the LOC105774894 gene encoding uncharacterized protein LOC105774894 isoform X2, translating into MAFLTSCWLIIESIVIPPGYFLKWFYLSFYIHPFLLCACQIFLCLKWLKRCTLALLTYPFRVIYFLVFYVYKFCRYCIIYIFSFIRVKEVDSKQVLIFEAADNISQNQLISLCICSSMPSNAWKTEFVEANGCEDNHEILPGRESSNMEDWSFYCLQKDLSAYECSSSFCISPSMDESYLNEYSPLFSSLSSPLMQECSLPACGSSSRVLEREVITTARDEDESEGFYKKYSERMRWFDILNHDRTQGISAILNEEVGIPSSLENIKVKDLTIPYISWSKQDKKKFLRSLQSDFELVYVGQSCLTWEALHHQYRKVKFLSLTNCLFADNLAKDFQNFQVLLERFLEEERYVYKGKRAWNYVQARLASKTLLQVPKLTGYLEEEKDGNKGETVDAKAMLRAIEKCINAFGKFITTDRTKSWWKFKTSLWTHPPTENPRDLHLLADLTTTLAKVKKYSGTEFFAVRTVHKWTSTVWTFTLGLKTQSIDRRNYG; encoded by the exons ATGGCTTTCCTTACTTCTTGTTGGCTTATTATTGAATCTATAGTCATCCCTCCTGGATATTTTCTCAAATGGTTTTATTTGAGCTTCTATATCCACCCTTTTCTTCTTTGTGCTTGCCAAATTTTTCTGTGTCTCAAATGGCTGAAAAGATGCACTTTAGCTTTGTTGACTTATCCTTTTAGAGTCATCtactttttggttttttatgtttataaattttgtagATATTGTATCATCTATATCTTCTCTTTTATTAGAGTTAAGGAGGTTGATTCAAAACAAGTGTTGATCTTTGAAGCTGCTGATAATATTAGTCAAAATCAGCTCATCAGCTTATGTATTTGTTCAAGCATGCCATCCAACGCATGGAAGACTGAATTTGTAGAGGCTAATGGTTGTGAAGATAACCATGAAATTCTTCCTGGAAGAGAGTCTTCGAATATGGAAGACTGGAGCTTTTATTGTCTTCAAAAGGACTTGAGCGCATATGAATGTTCATCTTCCTTCTGCATTTCTCcatccatggatgaatcatatTTGAATGAATATTCACCGTTGTTTAGTTCCTTGAGCTCACCATTGATGCAAGAATGTTCATTACCAGCTTGCGGCTCTAGTTCTCGAGTTTTGGAGAGGGAGGTAATAACCACAGCAAGAGATGAGGATGAATCAGAAGGTTTTTACAAGAAATATTCTGAAAGAATGAGATGGTTTGATATTTTAAACCATGACAGGACTCAGGgaataa GTGCAATCTTGAACGAGGAAGTGGGGATCCCAAGTTCATTGGAGAACATCAAGGTGAAGGATTTGACAATCCCCTACATATCATGGAGCAAGCAGGATAAAAAGAAGTTTTTGAGAAGTTTACAAAGTGATTTTGAGTTGGTTTATGTGGGTCAATCATGCTTGACATGGGAGGCCCTGCATCATCAATACAGAAAGGTCAAGTTCCTGAGCTTGACCAACTGCTTGTTTGCTGATAATTTGGCAAAGGATTTCCAAAACTTCCAAGTATTGCTAGAAAGATTTTTGGAAGAAGAAAGGTATGTTTATAAGGGAAAGAGAGCTTGGAATTATGTTCAAGCAAGATTAGCTTCCAAGACCCTTCTTCAAGTTCCTAAACTCAcag GGTATTTGGAGGAAGAAAAAGATGGGAATAAAGGGGAAACAGTGGATGCAAAAGCGATGTTGAGGGCCATAGAGAAATGTATAAATgcttttggaaaatttataaccACTGACAGGACTAAGAGTTGGTGGaaattcaagacttcattatgGACTCATCCTCCAACGGAGAATCCAAGAGATTTACATCTGCTGGCTGACCTAACCACTACACTTGCAAAGGTAAAGAAGTATTCAGGGACGGAATTCTTTGCGGTTAGAACTGTTCATAAGTGGACAAGTACTGTATGGACCTTCACACTTGGGTTGAAAACCCAATCCATAGATAG AAGGAACTATGGTTGA
- the LOC105777497 gene encoding pentatricopeptide repeat-containing protein At3g54980, mitochondrial — protein sequence MKSPFRNPPSIPPIFLRCFPSPKCLCSTPQPPTSPEKIPSDSHFTRKPFSDSDCPISSSNEPHLTSFSTQDASLTQSHVINTLLSHKDDPPSALKYYRSIKKKRDFVQSIDAFCVLLHILVRSSQTYKHVQYFLNDKFGSDHSGPAPLAFLDHLIDTTKRFDFELNSRAFNYLLNGYVRFNRIDDAVDCFNGMIERNVVPWVPFTNILLTALVRRNLMDKARELYEKMVSIGVAGDCFTVYLMMRAFLKEEKPLEAEKFFREAKAQGIELDAAVYSIAIQAACRKPDLNMAGELLGEMKDRGWVPSEGTFTIVIGAFVKQGNLAEALRLKDEMLSSGKQLNLVVATSLMKGYCKQGDIDQALNLYNKIKEDGLAPNQVTYAVLIEGCCKNQNVKKAYELYEEMKIMDIQPTVFNVNSLIRGFLEASSLNEASNLFDEAIESGIANVFTYNIFLNHFSKDGKVKEACSLWQRMVANGQVPSNVSYNNMILVYCRAGNMDMAHTVFSKMLEQGLKPNAITYSTLIDGHFRKGDAERALDIFDEMIGVHIVPSDYTFNIMINGLSRVGRTSETRDMLKVFVEGGFVATCMTYNSIINGYVKEGAMNSAMGVYKEMHENGISPNVVTYTTLVNGFCKSNNMDLALKMHHEMKRKGLQLDVTAFSALIEGFCKKQDMVRACELFSELQQVGLSPNEFVYNSLIRGFRNVNNMEAANDLHKKMIKEGVPCDIQVYTTLMDGFLRESKLHLASNLYSEMLSKGIVPDMVTYTVLLNGLCSKGHLENAYKVLEEMDRKGITPNVLIYNALIAGNFRYGNLEEALRLHNEMLDRGLVPDDATYDVLVNGKVKAKGEDLSGVSSKEEATWCGGFGRSGDAIV from the coding sequence ATGAAGTCTCCATTTAGAAATCCTCCATCCATTCCACCTATTTTTCTCCGTTGTTTCCCAAGCCCCAAATGCCTTTGCTCTACGCCTCAACCACCAACTTCTCCTGAGAAAATCCCCTCTGATTCGCACTTTACCAGAAAACCCTTCTCAGATTCCGATTGCCCCATTTCCAGTTCCAATGAACCCCACCTGACATCATTCTCCACACAAGACGCCAGCTTGACCCAATCACATGTCATAAACACTCTTCTCAGCCACAAAGACGATCCCCCATCGGCTTTGAAGTACTACCGTTCCATCAAAAAGAAACGGGATTTTGTCCAAAGCATCGATGCCTTTTGTGTTCTGCTTCACATTTTGGTAAGATCCTCCCAGACCTATAAACATGTTCAATATTTTCTCAATGATAAATTTGGTTCAGACCATTCAGGGCCTGCCCCACTTGCTTTCTTAGATCACTTGATTGATACCACAAAAAGGtttgattttgagttgaattcCCGAGCTTTTAATTACTTGTTGAATGGTTATGTTAGATTCAATAGGATCGATGATGCCGTGGATTGTTTTAATGGAATGATTGAGCGCAATGTAGTTCCTTGGGTTCCCTTTACGAATATTCTTTTAACAGCATTGGTTAGGAGGAATTTGATGGATAAAGCCAGGGAGTTGTATGAGAAGATGGTTTCCATTGGAGTTGCAGGTGATTGTTTTacagtttatttgatgatgcgTGCTTTCTTGAAAGAAGAGAAGCCTTTGGAAGCTGAGAAGTTTTTCAGGGAGGCCAAGGCTCAAGGGATAGAACTTGATGCTGCAGTTTATAGTATTGCGATTCAGGCTGCTTGTCGGAAACCTGATCTGAATATGGCTGGCGAGTTATTGGGGGAAATGAAGGATAGGGGATGGGTTCCTTCTGAGGGTACATTTACAATTGTTATTGGGGCTTTTGTGAAACAGGGAAACTTGGCAGAGGCATTGAGGCTCAAGGATGAGATGTTGAGTTCTGGGAAGCAGTTGAATTTGGTGGTTGCGACTAGTTTAATGAAGGGATACTGCAAGCAAGGTGATATTGATCAGGCTTTGAATTTGTATAACAAGATTAAGGAGGATGGGCTTGCGCCTAACCAGGTTACGTATGCAGTTTTGATTGAAGGGTGTTGTAAGAATCAGAATGTTAAAAAGGCGTATGAACTTTATGAAGAAATGAAAATCATGGATATTCAACCTACTGTTTTTAATGTGAATTCCTTGATTCGTGGATTCTTAGAAGCTTCCTCACTGAATGAGGCATCTAATTTGTTTGACGAGGCAATTGAGTCTGGCATTgccaatgtttttacatataatattttcttaaatcatTTCTCTAAGGATGGTAAAGTGAAAGAAGCTTGCAGTTTATGGCAGAGAATGGTGGCTAATGGTCAGGTACCTAGTAATGTTTCTTATAATAACATGATTCTTGTCTACTGTAGAGCGGGGAATATGGATATGGCACATACTGTATTTTCAAAGATGCTTGAACAGGGCCTTAAACCTAATGCCATCACATATTCAACATTAATTGATGGGCATTTCAGAAAAGGTGATGCTGAACGGGCCTTAGACATTTTTGATGAAATGATAGGTGTGCATATTGTCCCCTCAGACTACACATTCAACATAATGATTAATGGTTTGAGCAGAGTTGGTCGTACATCTGAGACTAGGGATATGTTGAAGGTGTTTGTTGAAGGGGGTTTTGTCGCTACATGTATGACATACAATAGCATCATTAATGGATATGTGAAGGAGGGTGCCATGAACTCTGCCATGGGAGTTTATAAAGAAATGCATGAAAATGGAATTTCACCTAATGTTGTAACGTACACTACCTTGGTGAATGGATTTTGCAAAAGCAATAACATGGATCTTGCTCTGAAAATGCATCAtgagatgaaaagaaaaggtttgCAATTGGATGTTACTGCATTCAGTGCGCTCATTGAAGGGTTCTGCAAGAAGCAAGACATGGTCAGAGCATGTGAACTTTTTTCTGAACTCCAACAAGTTGGGTTATCTCCAAATGAATTTGTTTACAACAGCCTGATTCGTGGGTTTAGGAATGTAAATAATATGGAAGCAGCTAATGACTTGCACAAGAAAATGATAAAGGAGGGAGTTCCTTGTGATATACAAGTATACACCACACTAATGGATGGATTTTTGAGAGAGAGTAAATTACACCTTGCATCTAATCTTTATTCAGAGATGCTGTCCAAGGGGATTGTGCCTGATATGGTTACCTATACTGTTCTGTTAAATGGTCTTTGTAGTAAAGGACATCTTGAGAATGCTTACAAGGTTTTAGAAGAGATGGATAGAAAGGGCATTACTCCTAACGTTCTTATATATAATGCTTTGATTGCTGGAAACTTTAGGTACGGGAATCTAGAAGAGGCTTTGAGATTACATAATGAAATGCTTGATAGAGGTCTTGTACCTGATGACGCTACTTATGATGTACTTGTAAATGGAAAAGTCAAGGCCAAAGGTGAAGATCTTTCTGGAGTTTCAAGCAAAGAGGAAGCCACCTGGTGTGGGGGCTTTGGTCGGTCTGGAGATGCAATTGTATAG